A region of Candidatus Poribacteria bacterium DNA encodes the following proteins:
- a CDS encoding sugar phosphate isomerase/epimerase — protein MKWALGATTRPWGAFSFDQACASIAATGYSDVALYANEGRIVLRADSTDEDVRSAAASLTKHGLKGSMLLGGPELGGDAGAAEEAFRRLVDVSAAAGIRYLMNGGTERPDTFDRYFDLMRRVAPYAEKKGVELQLKPHGGIGLTGADLARAVERVGSPAFTICYDPGNIIYYTRGEVRPEPDVHDVAKHVTTCIIKDCVVVDGKPDVWIQPGSGLVDFRSVLGSLADAGFDGPFYIECLGGSELADIDRRSQETHDWLRDLLANL, from the coding sequence ATGAAATGGGCCCTCGGAGCGACGACCCGGCCTTGGGGCGCGTTCTCGTTCGACCAGGCGTGCGCTTCCATCGCGGCGACGGGCTACAGCGACGTCGCGCTCTACGCCAATGAAGGCAGGATCGTCCTGCGCGCCGATTCGACGGACGAGGACGTGCGCAGCGCCGCCGCGTCGCTGACCAAGCACGGGCTCAAGGGTTCCATGCTCCTCGGTGGACCCGAGCTCGGCGGCGACGCCGGCGCGGCAGAGGAGGCTTTCCGTCGGCTAGTGGACGTCTCCGCCGCGGCGGGCATTCGCTATCTCATGAACGGCGGAACGGAGCGCCCCGACACCTTCGACAGGTACTTCGACCTGATGCGCCGCGTGGCTCCGTATGCTGAGAAGAAAGGCGTCGAGCTCCAGCTCAAGCCTCACGGCGGCATCGGACTGACCGGAGCCGATCTGGCGCGCGCAGTCGAGCGCGTCGGCAGCCCCGCGTTCACCATCTGCTACGATCCCGGCAACATCATCTACTACACGCGCGGCGAGGTGCGCCCGGAGCCCGACGTTCACGACGTGGCGAAGCATGTGACGACCTGCATCATCAAGGATTGCGTCGTCGTCGACGGCAAGCCCGACGTGTGGATTCAGCCCGGCAGCGGTCTCGTGGACTTCCGCAGCGTTCTCGGATCGCTCGCCGACGCGGGCTTCGACGGGCCCTTCTACATCGAATGCTTGGGCGGCAGCGAGCTCGCCGACATCGACCGCCGCTCGCAGGAGACGCACGACTGGCTGCGCGACTTACTCGCCAACCTGTAA
- a CDS encoding DUF4038 domain-containing protein → MAEFPVPQHCPHDYTLESDTPHANPFFIRLEATFVHESGATIASLPGFYDGDGAWKVRFTPTLLGVWTGMTSSDDPQLDGIELTPLQCVPGSHMRVHGRVRIDPDHPHRFRFEDGTPFVPLGFECDWLFALHQVDPESCRTLIDLIARRGFNEIITNVYAHTGFSTAGDPHVYGPPKLYAFGGTNDEPDHSAMNVAFFRDFDRMMAYLHAKGIVVHLMIQVQNKKVRWAQRRSREDDLFWRYVVARYQAYGNLVWDVGKESYNLYRETGSHDYTLDRIGLIREADAYRHLVTVHDAVAGSNAHNSVVDDACDFVSDQIHLHDTALYNREAVRRWRLRDKPYVNIEYGYEEGAESLKTYRGGTTTTWEDVLLWTVAIYVGGGYPGYYYSNTSWDLIAYEPEPPGWARYQQLVALLSQVQINRMVPDNDFVDRGFCLAEPGEQYLVFLPEGGDVRLDLTAVLPDAPLEAEWMALYSGERRGERVDGRGFTTRLTNPLPDGQTPCVVLVRRQG, encoded by the coding sequence ATGGCGGAGTTCCCTGTTCCCCAGCACTGCCCACACGACTACACGCTCGAGAGCGACACACCGCACGCCAACCCGTTCTTCATTCGGCTCGAAGCCACGTTCGTCCACGAGTCAGGCGCGACCATCGCGAGTCTGCCGGGGTTCTACGACGGCGATGGGGCGTGGAAGGTCCGGTTCACGCCGACGCTCCTCGGTGTCTGGACGGGCATGACGAGCTCGGACGACCCGCAGCTCGACGGCATCGAACTGACGCCGCTGCAGTGTGTTCCCGGCTCCCACATGCGCGTCCATGGTCGCGTGCGGATCGATCCCGACCATCCGCACCGGTTCCGGTTCGAGGACGGTACGCCGTTCGTGCCGCTGGGGTTCGAGTGCGACTGGCTCTTCGCCCTGCACCAGGTCGATCCCGAGTCGTGCCGGACGCTCATCGATCTGATCGCCCGTCGTGGATTCAACGAGATCATCACGAACGTCTACGCGCACACGGGGTTCTCGACCGCTGGCGACCCGCACGTCTACGGACCTCCCAAACTCTACGCCTTCGGGGGAACCAACGACGAGCCCGATCACTCCGCCATGAACGTCGCGTTCTTCCGCGATTTCGACCGGATGATGGCGTATCTGCACGCGAAAGGGATCGTCGTCCACCTGATGATCCAGGTGCAGAACAAGAAGGTGCGGTGGGCGCAACGGCGGTCGCGCGAAGACGACCTGTTCTGGCGCTATGTCGTCGCCCGTTATCAGGCGTATGGGAACCTGGTGTGGGATGTCGGCAAGGAGAGCTACAACCTGTACCGCGAGACGGGCAGCCATGACTACACGCTGGACCGCATCGGTCTCATCCGAGAAGCCGATGCGTACCGCCATCTGGTCACCGTGCACGACGCGGTGGCGGGCTCCAACGCGCACAACTCCGTCGTGGATGACGCCTGCGACTTCGTCTCCGACCAGATCCATCTGCATGACACGGCGCTCTACAACCGCGAAGCCGTGCGTCGCTGGCGGCTCCGCGACAAGCCCTACGTGAACATCGAGTACGGCTACGAGGAGGGCGCCGAGTCGCTCAAGACCTACCGAGGCGGCACGACGACCACGTGGGAGGATGTCCTGCTCTGGACGGTCGCCATCTACGTTGGCGGCGGGTATCCCGGGTACTACTACAGCAACACGTCGTGGGATCTGATCGCTTACGAGCCTGAGCCTCCCGGATGGGCGCGCTACCAGCAACTGGTCGCGCTCCTGTCACAGGTGCAGATCAACCGCATGGTTCCCGACAACGACTTCGTTGATCGCGGATTCTGCCTCGCGGAACCGGGCGAGCAGTACCTGGTCTTCCTGCCGGAGGGCGGCGACGTGCGACTCGACCTGACGGCTGTCCTGCCCGATGCGCCGCTCGAAGCCGAGTGGATGGCGCTCTACTCCGGCGAGCGTCGCGGCGAGCGCGTGGACGGGCGGGGGTTCACGACGCGCCTGACCAACCCGCTGCCGGACGGGCAGACGCCATGCGTCGTCCTGGTGCGTCGCCAAGGCTGA